The nucleotide window CACGACGCCCACCACGTGGTACTCGGCGTCCTCCTGAACCGCCTTGAGCACGCCCTGGCTGATCTCTGCGTGGGTGAGCCAGCGGGAGCGGTCCCCCTCGATCTGAAAGCCGAGGATCACCTGCCGGTAGGACACGTTTGGCGGGATCTCCTCCAGGGCGGGCCGCGGCAGGCGGGTGGGGTCTGCTGCAGCGCTCCCCCGCACATGGAACAGCCTGCAGGGTTCTCCGCTGCGGCCGAGTTCCGCAGCCACCGTCGGCAGCGCCGCCGGGGCCGTACTGTGAATCCAGCAGATAGCCAGCTGAATGGCCCCGTGCTGCTCGACCGCCCGCCTCAGGGCCGCCGCGAGCGCTGCCGAGTCCCGATAGTCCACCGACAGCGGGTTGATTCCCGCCAGCCTCTCCGCGCTCCGGGCCACTACGCTTACGGTCGTGAACGAGCGGGCCAGCGCCAGAGTGGCCTCCCGGAGCATGCCCGTTCCACCGACGACGAGCGCGTGCATCTTTACCCCTCCTCTACCTGGGGAAGCGAAAAGCGGTACGGGGCCGCTGCTGACCACCCGATGCGCAGTCCGGCCCGCTGACGCCGCGAAGGGCGCACCTGTGACCATGTGCGTACGGACCCGGGCACCGGCCCGGGTCCACTGCTTGCGCTAG belongs to Symbiobacterium terraclitae and includes:
- a CDS encoding short-chain dehydrogenase; its protein translation is MHALVVGGTGMLREATLALARSFTTVSVVARSAERLAGINPLSVDYRDSAALAAALRRAVEQHGAIQLAICWIHSTAPAALPTVAAELGRSGEPCRLFHVRGSAAADPTRLPRPALEEIPPNVSYRQVILGFQIEGDRSRWLTHAEISQGVLKAVQEDAEYHVVGVVRPWDRRP